In the Kribbella sp. NBC_00482 genome, one interval contains:
- a CDS encoding alpha/beta hydrolase — translation MPDVVSAVEGAEVVFRLGDPTHAYTGVRLWQELGLAAELLEFKPVDYGWELRLPRPSVHRMEYLFDIANLGTRTDPTNPRSVGGAFGHHSWLPLPGYVEPEWLTVQPIPSTLTPVTVESPVGQVHVQVWAPEGIAPAFELPLLLAHDGPEFAAYAGLAQYAGAMVAGSALPPFRLALIEPTSRNLWYAANPQYALALTQYVVPAVQTQYQSRRPVMMGASLGALAALHAEWSFPGTFAGLFLQSGSFFTPETDPQESKFEFYAEVTGFVAQVLAATTAPSTPPVGITAGTTEENVHNNRVMAARLAELGLDVALDETPDMHNFTAWRDVLDPELTELLRRTWGGADGTRAGRVGGAGA, via the coding sequence ATGCCTGATGTCGTGAGCGCGGTCGAGGGGGCCGAGGTGGTGTTCCGCCTCGGTGACCCGACGCATGCGTACACAGGCGTCCGGTTGTGGCAGGAGCTGGGCCTCGCGGCGGAGCTGCTCGAGTTCAAGCCGGTCGACTACGGCTGGGAGCTGCGGCTGCCGCGGCCGTCGGTACACCGGATGGAGTACCTGTTCGACATCGCCAACCTCGGCACGCGGACCGATCCGACCAACCCGCGTTCGGTCGGCGGAGCGTTCGGGCATCATTCCTGGCTGCCGTTGCCCGGGTACGTCGAGCCCGAGTGGCTGACCGTTCAGCCGATCCCGTCGACGCTGACCCCGGTGACCGTCGAGTCCCCGGTCGGGCAGGTCCACGTGCAGGTCTGGGCGCCGGAAGGCATCGCTCCGGCGTTCGAGCTGCCGCTGCTGCTCGCTCACGACGGTCCGGAGTTCGCCGCGTACGCCGGTCTGGCGCAGTACGCCGGCGCGATGGTGGCCGGGTCCGCGCTGCCTCCGTTCCGGCTGGCGCTGATCGAGCCGACATCGCGCAACCTCTGGTACGCCGCGAACCCGCAGTACGCCCTGGCTTTGACGCAGTACGTCGTACCGGCTGTGCAGACGCAGTACCAGAGCCGACGGCCGGTGATGATGGGGGCGAGCCTGGGTGCGCTCGCGGCGCTGCACGCGGAGTGGAGCTTCCCGGGGACGTTCGCCGGGCTGTTCCTGCAGTCCGGGTCGTTCTTCACGCCGGAGACCGATCCGCAGGAGTCGAAGTTCGAGTTCTACGCCGAGGTGACCGGGTTCGTCGCGCAGGTGCTGGCGGCAACCACGGCGCCGAGTACGCCGCCCGTCGGGATCACCGCGGGGACGACCGAGGAGAACGTGCACAACAACCGGGTGATGGCGGCGCGGCTCGCCGAACTCGGGCTGGATGTGGCGCTGGACGAAACTCCGGACATGCACAACTTCACAGCATGGCGGGATGTACTGGATCCTGAGCTGACGGAGCTACTGCGACGGACCTGGGGTGGGGCTGATGGAACGCGAGCAGGTCGAGTTGGAGGCGCCGGGGCTTGA
- a CDS encoding SigE family RNA polymerase sigma factor — protein sequence MADWEHAFRTLLATRGGALRSYAYLLTGDPTAAGDLVQEALTRVFGRRRIGEDIDQLEAYVRRAMLNQYVDSRRRLKRWNATRHLLVDVPHHDDDRLAVADEVRRGLATLSPRQRACVVLRYYEDLTVAEVADELGCAEGTVKRHLADARAKLAVQLGITEESTQ from the coding sequence GTGGCCGACTGGGAGCATGCGTTCAGGACGTTGCTGGCTACGCGCGGCGGCGCGCTGCGCAGCTATGCCTACCTGTTGACCGGTGACCCAACGGCCGCCGGCGACCTGGTCCAGGAAGCGCTCACGCGGGTGTTCGGTCGTCGCCGGATCGGCGAGGACATCGACCAGCTCGAGGCGTATGTCAGGCGCGCGATGCTGAACCAGTACGTCGACAGTCGCCGGCGACTCAAGCGGTGGAATGCGACCCGCCATCTACTGGTCGACGTACCTCACCACGACGACGACCGGCTCGCGGTGGCGGACGAGGTCCGGAGAGGGCTGGCGACTCTTTCGCCGAGGCAGCGGGCGTGTGTTGTTCTGCGCTACTACGAAGACCTGACCGTCGCCGAGGTCGCCGACGAGCTCGGTTGCGCCGAGGGCACCGTGAAACGACACCTGGCCGATGCGAGGGCGAAGCTCGCTGTGCAGCTCGGCATCACGGAGGAGAGTACGCAATGA
- a CDS encoding MmcQ/YjbR family DNA-binding protein, with protein MTFYRGKVVDLTDIREITADLPRSYEVLVRDRIKFRVGQIVYLAVAADEQTIGLGFPREERAAALAAEPDKFLPPRPSDERFQWIELNLAAVEYDELRELILDAWALCVPKKVRAEYFGT; from the coding sequence ATGACGTTCTATCGTGGGAAGGTGGTCGATCTCACCGATATCCGCGAAATCACCGCGGACCTCCCGCGCAGCTACGAGGTACTGGTCCGGGACCGGATCAAGTTCCGCGTCGGCCAGATCGTGTACCTCGCGGTCGCGGCCGACGAGCAGACCATCGGCCTCGGCTTCCCGCGCGAGGAACGCGCCGCCGCCCTCGCCGCCGAGCCGGACAAGTTCCTCCCGCCGCGCCCGTCCGACGAACGATTCCAGTGGATCGAGCTCAACCTGGCAGCCGTCGAGTACGACGAACTCCGCGAGCTGATCCTCGACGCCTGGGCACTGTGCGTCCCGAAGAAAGTCCGCGCCGAGTACTTCGGAACCTAG
- a CDS encoding winged helix DNA-binding domain-containing protein codes for MNASTPVRVLSRRDLNRALLQRQQLLRRESGTVAEMIERLVGLQAQAPLAPYVALWSRLEGFDPADLSALLTDRDVVRGTLLRATIHLVTAEDCLTMWPLIRPVAERGLRGAFGKRLAGADLDAVVAFGSDLLSREPYSRSRLGEVLGERWPDWDATAMAYAVSSLIGTVQVTPRGVWGQTGPAALQTIESWLGRSPVPNPSIDALILRYLAVFGPASAADVQMWSGLTKLREVLDRLRPGLRVYADEDGRELFDVPDGPLPDAETPAPVRFLPEFDNLLLGHADRRRVNPSGRPVPLPPGNGAAMGTVLIDGDYAADWRHHRGADPTLRVTTHGKVTAVEQEAIEAEAVELLGLIGSKDTPVVVN; via the coding sequence ATGAACGCCTCGACCCCGGTCCGCGTGCTCAGCCGTCGTGACCTGAACCGTGCCCTCCTCCAGCGTCAGCAGCTGCTGCGCCGGGAGAGCGGCACGGTCGCCGAAATGATCGAGCGGCTGGTGGGTCTGCAGGCGCAGGCCCCGCTGGCGCCGTACGTCGCGCTGTGGTCGAGGCTCGAGGGCTTCGACCCGGCCGATCTGTCCGCGCTGCTGACGGACCGGGACGTCGTCCGCGGCACGCTGCTGCGGGCCACGATCCATCTCGTCACCGCCGAGGACTGCCTGACGATGTGGCCGCTCATCCGACCGGTCGCGGAACGTGGACTGCGGGGAGCGTTCGGCAAACGACTGGCCGGGGCCGACCTCGACGCTGTCGTTGCGTTCGGCAGCGACCTGCTGAGCCGGGAGCCGTACAGCCGCAGCCGGCTGGGTGAAGTCCTCGGCGAGCGCTGGCCGGACTGGGACGCGACGGCGATGGCGTACGCCGTCAGCTCGCTGATCGGCACGGTTCAGGTCACGCCACGCGGAGTGTGGGGTCAGACGGGTCCGGCCGCGCTGCAGACGATCGAGAGCTGGCTCGGCCGGTCGCCGGTGCCGAATCCTTCGATCGACGCGCTGATCCTGCGGTACCTGGCGGTGTTCGGTCCGGCGAGCGCGGCCGACGTACAGATGTGGTCCGGGCTGACGAAACTGCGTGAGGTGCTGGACCGGCTCCGGCCCGGGTTGCGCGTGTACGCCGACGAGGACGGGCGCGAACTGTTCGACGTACCGGACGGTCCGTTGCCTGACGCGGAGACGCCCGCGCCGGTGCGGTTCCTTCCGGAGTTCGACAATCTGCTGCTGGGGCACGCGGATCGGCGGCGGGTCAACCCGTCCGGGCGGCCGGTACCGCTGCCGCCAGGCAACGGCGCCGCGATGGGCACCGTCCTGATCGACGGCGACTACGCGGCCGACTGGCGTCATCACCGCGGCGCCGACCCGACCCTGCGGGTCACCACCCACGGCAAGGTCACCGCCGTCGAACAGGAAGCGATCGAAGCGGAGGCCGTGGAGCTCCTCGGCCTGATCGGCAGCAAGGACACGCCCGTCGTCGTGAACTAG
- a CDS encoding HNH endonuclease, with amino-acid sequence MEKPPELMSDAELAHALDQCDADQARTETRRLRLVAAMDKSGYAERVGARDMVQYLEFRYRLDRSRAYRDVKLSRALPKYAAVTAALPDPDSAVEDGEIPEVLLRPAQAEAIVTALEKVPTTVPVEDLEFAEQELVRQARYLSPADLRAAAEQSRDILDTDGPEPEEDKAAARETLTLKTADRGVKFTGYLANENAELLRTLIFTGARPHKTIDGERDPRSREKRQADALTTTLTLAATALDAGTPSPTIPRPTNTPTDSTHTGSTDAGRTTAGPTAETRTDAGRGSDVGGEGGAVAGSGGDVVPGFGAKANLTVTIDLEDLKAATADAIGQTVYSNGLSAATIRRLACDAKVIPIVLGSNSEPLDVGRCERLVTRAMRRALNTRDRGCVVCGAPPIMCDAHHLISWIDGGETKISNLVLLCRCHHTDLHNGHWTITITNGEVHVARPTWADPTHPARANSSPPATQTPSQHPPTPTEKPSTPPPPAPAASDAAGRRSAVEQRRLAVGQGQPRAGQPSASSEEPPVGANTSASAREAAYLAIWGEPLPSEGCSTSEIGALGNNRTVDPWSDLPPDAPAEDAEPEQTPQH; translated from the coding sequence ATGGAGAAGCCGCCGGAGTTGATGAGCGATGCCGAGCTGGCGCATGCTCTCGACCAGTGCGACGCCGACCAGGCCCGGACCGAGACCCGCCGCCTACGCCTCGTTGCGGCGATGGACAAGTCCGGGTATGCCGAACGGGTCGGTGCCCGTGACATGGTCCAGTACCTGGAGTTCCGCTACCGCCTCGACCGCTCCCGCGCCTACCGCGACGTCAAGCTGTCCCGCGCGCTGCCCAAGTATGCGGCCGTCACTGCCGCGCTGCCCGACCCCGACTCCGCTGTGGAGGACGGGGAGATTCCTGAGGTGTTGCTGCGGCCGGCGCAGGCCGAAGCAATCGTGACCGCCCTGGAAAAGGTCCCGACCACCGTGCCGGTCGAAGACCTCGAGTTCGCCGAACAGGAACTGGTCCGCCAGGCCCGGTACCTGTCCCCGGCCGATCTCCGTGCGGCCGCCGAGCAGTCCCGCGACATCCTCGACACCGACGGCCCCGAACCCGAAGAAGACAAGGCCGCCGCCCGCGAGACCTTGACCTTGAAGACCGCCGACCGGGGAGTGAAGTTCACCGGGTACCTGGCCAACGAAAACGCCGAACTCCTCCGCACCCTGATCTTCACCGGCGCCCGCCCACACAAAACCATCGACGGTGAGCGCGACCCCCGCTCCCGCGAAAAGCGCCAAGCCGACGCCCTCACCACCACCCTCACCCTCGCCGCCACCGCCCTCGACGCAGGCACCCCCTCACCCACCATCCCCCGCCCCACCAACACACCCACCGACTCCACGCACACCGGCTCCACGGACGCTGGTCGTACGACGGCTGGTCCTACTGCGGAGACGAGGACCGACGCGGGGCGCGGCTCAGATGTTGGCGGGGAAGGTGGTGCGGTGGCTGGTTCGGGTGGTGACGTGGTTCCTGGGTTCGGGGCCAAGGCGAACCTGACCGTGACCATCGACCTGGAGGACCTGAAGGCAGCGACCGCGGACGCGATCGGACAGACCGTCTACAGCAACGGACTGTCCGCAGCCACCATCCGCCGCCTCGCCTGCGATGCGAAGGTCATCCCGATCGTCCTCGGCTCCAACTCCGAACCCCTCGACGTCGGCCGCTGCGAACGCCTCGTCACCCGCGCCATGCGCCGCGCCCTCAACACCCGCGACCGCGGCTGCGTCGTCTGCGGAGCCCCACCCATCATGTGCGACGCACACCACCTGATCTCCTGGATCGACGGCGGCGAAACCAAGATCTCCAACCTCGTGCTCTTGTGCCGCTGCCACCACACCGACCTACACAACGGCCACTGGACCATCACCATCACCAACGGCGAAGTCCACGTAGCCAGACCCACCTGGGCCGACCCAACCCACCCCGCCAGGGCAAATTCCAGCCCTCCCGCGACCCAAACACCATCACAGCACCCACCCACGCCCACCGAGAAACCCAGCACGCCACCTCCACCGGCACCGGCGGCATCCGATGCGGCAGGTCGCCGTTCGGCTGTCGAACAACGGCGTCTTGCTGTTGGCCAAGGGCAGCCACGCGCCGGTCAACCGTCGGCCTCCTCCGAGGAGCCGCCGGTCGGAGCCAACACGTCCGCGTCCGCCCGCGAAGCGGCGTACCTGGCGATCTGGGGTGAACCGCTCCCCTCCGAGGGCTGCTCAACCTCCGAAATCGGAGCGCTCGGCAACAACCGCACGGTCGATCCGTGGAGCGACCTTCCGCCGGACGCCCCCGCCGAAGACGCGGAGCCCGAGCAAACCCCCCAGCACTGA
- a CDS encoding epoxide hydrolase family protein: MTNTQEIRPFLIEIDEADLADLKFRLEHTRRSRPVPGDADDWSRGIPGSYLHDLAEYWRTSYDWRKAEQELNSYPQYTTEIDGQVIHFFHVRSPEPDATPLLITHGYPGSAVEFLRLLGPLSDPVAHGGQAADAFHVVVPSLPGFGFSTPLSGGGWELGRTTAAFAELMTRLGYERFAAQGGDIGAGITGHLGATVPDRVIGTHVNSDRGTLSLAGEFVPLPDDLDEEDLAVVAQAKAAWQAGRGYLDLQNHTPDTIAAGLTDSPVAQLAWIAEKFQAWTDPSKSPEESVDRDQLLTLISIYWFRSAGASAARFLYEAAHSDLGWGAKSSVPAGWAVFNSSPVVRRIADPGNEITHWSDFTEGGHFPAMECGELLVEDIRAFFRTLGR; this comes from the coding sequence ATGACCAACACACAGGAGATCCGCCCGTTTCTGATCGAGATCGACGAGGCCGACCTGGCCGACCTGAAGTTCCGGCTCGAACACACCCGCCGGTCGCGTCCGGTCCCGGGAGACGCCGACGACTGGAGCCGCGGCATCCCCGGCAGCTATCTGCACGATCTGGCCGAGTACTGGCGTACGTCGTACGACTGGCGGAAGGCGGAGCAGGAGCTCAACAGCTATCCGCAGTACACGACCGAGATCGACGGGCAGGTCATTCACTTCTTCCACGTCCGTTCACCCGAGCCGGACGCGACGCCGTTGCTGATCACCCACGGCTATCCCGGATCTGCGGTCGAGTTCCTCCGCCTGCTCGGACCGCTCTCGGACCCGGTCGCGCACGGCGGCCAGGCCGCGGACGCCTTCCACGTCGTCGTACCGTCCTTGCCCGGGTTCGGGTTCTCGACGCCGTTGTCCGGCGGCGGCTGGGAGCTGGGACGGACGACCGCCGCGTTCGCCGAACTGATGACGCGGCTCGGCTATGAGCGGTTCGCCGCGCAGGGCGGCGACATCGGCGCCGGCATCACCGGGCACCTGGGCGCGACCGTGCCCGACCGGGTCATCGGCACGCATGTGAACAGCGACCGCGGAACGCTCAGCCTGGCGGGCGAGTTCGTGCCGCTGCCCGACGACCTCGACGAGGAGGATCTGGCGGTTGTCGCGCAGGCCAAGGCGGCCTGGCAGGCGGGACGTGGCTATCTGGATCTGCAGAACCACACGCCGGACACGATCGCCGCCGGACTGACGGACTCACCGGTGGCGCAACTGGCGTGGATCGCGGAGAAGTTCCAGGCGTGGACGGATCCGTCGAAATCGCCCGAGGAGTCGGTAGACCGCGACCAGCTGTTGACTCTGATCAGCATCTACTGGTTCCGCAGTGCGGGCGCGAGCGCGGCCCGCTTCCTGTACGAGGCGGCACACTCCGATCTCGGTTGGGGCGCCAAGTCGTCGGTGCCGGCCGGCTGGGCCGTCTTCAACAGCAGTCCGGTCGTTCGCCGGATCGCCGATCCGGGGAACGAGATCACGCACTGGTCGGACTTCACCGAGGGCGGTCACTTCCCCGCGATGGAATGCGGCGAATTGCTGGTCGAGGACATCCGCGCCTTCTTCCGTACGCTTGGCCGATGA
- a CDS encoding esterase family protein, protein MEREQVELEAPGLDRRGTLIRYGHFGRPVLVFPSEQGRAWDYENNGMVDAVASLIEAGRVKLYCVDSYDHVSWSDRSIQLEDRARRHELYESWIVNQVVPTIGSDSPGVSDIITTGCSLGAFHALNFAFKRADLFPLAICQSGNYDASSWHAWGERGDATYFNNPADYLPNLSGDHLDYLRRRLFIVLTVGQGDWETNPTGSLPSARATDAALTEKGIPHELDMWGYDVAHDWPWWQQQLAHHLPRFC, encoded by the coding sequence ATGGAACGCGAGCAGGTCGAGTTGGAGGCGCCGGGGCTTGACCGCCGCGGAACGCTGATCCGGTACGGCCATTTCGGCCGGCCGGTGCTGGTCTTCCCGAGCGAGCAGGGACGCGCCTGGGACTACGAGAACAACGGCATGGTCGACGCGGTCGCCTCGCTGATCGAGGCCGGACGGGTCAAGTTGTACTGCGTCGACTCCTACGACCACGTCAGCTGGTCGGACCGGAGTATCCAGCTCGAGGACCGGGCCCGCCGGCACGAGCTGTACGAGTCGTGGATCGTGAACCAGGTGGTGCCGACGATCGGGTCGGACTCGCCGGGGGTCAGCGACATCATCACGACCGGCTGCAGCCTCGGCGCGTTCCACGCGCTGAACTTCGCGTTCAAGCGGGCCGACCTGTTCCCGCTCGCGATCTGCCAGTCCGGGAACTACGACGCGAGCAGTTGGCACGCGTGGGGCGAGCGCGGCGACGCGACGTACTTCAACAACCCGGCCGACTACCTGCCCAACCTGTCGGGCGACCATCTCGACTATTTGCGCAGGCGGCTGTTCATCGTGCTCACCGTGGGTCAGGGTGACTGGGAGACCAACCCGACCGGCTCGCTGCCGTCGGCCCGCGCGACCGATGCTGCGCTGACCGAGAAGGGCATCCCGCATGAGCTGGACATGTGGGGGTACGACGTAGCACACGACTGGCCCTGGTGGCAGCAGCAGCTAGCCCATCACCTGCCCCGATTCTGCTGA
- a CDS encoding amidohydrolase family protein, with product MRDADVPTWWRRLGMDGLVDVHVHFLPDRVMNAVWAYFDQASEHYGADWPITYRTSVEERLKTLDSLGVRAFPALVYPHKPGMAASLNAWARDFASVTPACVASGTFFPEPSAAGYVREALELGTRIFKVHVQVGDYDPRSGELDDVWGQLAEAGVPVVVHCGSGPIPGRHTGPGPMGEVLRRHPQLTAVIAHLGMPEYAEHLALTSYPNVHLDTTMALTPFTESLMPFPRDLVPRLADLQDRIVLGSDFPNIPYEYAVQLTSLESLDLGDDWLRAVCWANGSRLLGL from the coding sequence GTGCGTGACGCGGATGTGCCGACCTGGTGGCGGCGGCTTGGGATGGACGGTCTGGTGGATGTGCATGTGCATTTCCTGCCGGACCGGGTGATGAACGCGGTCTGGGCGTACTTCGACCAGGCTTCCGAGCATTACGGGGCCGACTGGCCGATCACCTACCGGACGTCGGTCGAGGAGCGGCTGAAGACGCTGGATTCGTTGGGGGTGCGGGCGTTTCCGGCGCTGGTCTATCCGCACAAGCCCGGTATGGCTGCCTCCTTGAACGCGTGGGCGCGGGACTTCGCCTCTGTGACGCCTGCGTGTGTGGCGAGCGGGACGTTCTTCCCCGAACCTTCAGCCGCTGGGTATGTCCGCGAAGCGTTGGAGTTGGGGACGCGGATCTTCAAGGTGCACGTTCAGGTCGGCGACTACGATCCGCGGTCCGGCGAGCTCGACGACGTGTGGGGCCAGTTGGCGGAGGCCGGCGTACCTGTTGTCGTTCATTGCGGCTCCGGGCCGATCCCCGGACGGCACACCGGTCCGGGACCGATGGGTGAGGTACTGCGACGGCATCCTCAGTTGACTGCGGTGATCGCGCACCTCGGAATGCCGGAGTACGCCGAACATCTCGCGCTCACGTCGTACCCGAACGTGCATCTCGACACGACGATGGCGCTGACACCCTTCACCGAGTCCTTGATGCCGTTCCCCCGCGACCTGGTCCCCCGCCTGGCCGACCTCCAGGACCGCATCGTCCTGGGCTCCGACTTCCCCAACATCCCCTACGAGTACGCCGTCCAACTGACGTCGCTGGAGTCCCTGGACCTGGGCGACGACTGGCTACGCGCGGTCTGCTGGGCGAACGGGTCCCGACTCCTCGGCTTGTGA
- a CDS encoding ATP-grasp domain-containing protein yields MSDRSRHLIGLLLGAEEDWPQAFEALLQRVGPVTIDGHEHEFGSRRLTIEPFDLNDPVRVGLVIDRLAYWYYHPREWLKKAALMNGTYLLNSPFTFQSMEKHSAYCAMLRLGLKIPRTVLVPYKNPLDNVRWAYTSATYNRPFDLDAIADDLGYPLYMKPFDGGGWRGVSRIGDRDDLHRAYDESGEMLMHLQATIEYDKFARALSIGAETMVMDFRPDEPMHNRYAVSHDFLSPGAGHEAVAISRIVNAFFGWEFNSCEMLVKGDSVHPIDYANACPDVAVTSLHYYFPWALSALVKWSVFCLATGRRSSVDLHTERYFDIADDSSLDYDAKLNGYLALADEHFETTKYHEWCAAHLGDFDLRVRDWVSGPDFARILQETVAATYPLHEQEKFMAHFKGLTDLWVADQAG; encoded by the coding sequence GTGAGTGATCGTTCGAGGCATCTGATCGGGTTGTTGCTGGGGGCCGAGGAGGACTGGCCGCAGGCGTTCGAGGCGTTGCTGCAGCGGGTCGGTCCGGTGACGATCGACGGGCACGAGCACGAGTTCGGGTCCCGGCGGCTCACCATCGAACCGTTCGACCTGAACGACCCGGTGCGCGTCGGACTGGTGATCGACCGGCTCGCGTACTGGTACTACCACCCGCGCGAGTGGCTGAAGAAGGCCGCGCTGATGAACGGCACGTACCTGCTGAACTCCCCGTTCACGTTCCAGTCCATGGAGAAGCATTCGGCGTACTGCGCGATGCTCCGCCTCGGCCTGAAGATCCCCCGGACCGTGCTGGTGCCGTACAAGAACCCGCTCGACAACGTGCGCTGGGCGTACACGTCGGCGACGTACAACCGGCCGTTCGACCTGGACGCGATCGCCGACGACCTCGGCTACCCGCTGTACATGAAACCGTTCGACGGCGGCGGCTGGCGCGGGGTCTCGCGGATCGGGGACCGTGACGATCTGCACCGCGCGTACGACGAGTCCGGCGAGATGCTGATGCACCTGCAGGCGACGATCGAGTACGACAAGTTCGCGCGAGCACTGTCGATCGGCGCCGAGACGATGGTGATGGACTTCCGCCCGGACGAGCCGATGCACAACCGGTACGCCGTCTCGCACGACTTCCTCAGCCCGGGCGCCGGCCACGAGGCGGTCGCGATCAGCCGGATCGTGAACGCGTTCTTCGGCTGGGAGTTCAACTCCTGCGAGATGCTGGTCAAGGGTGACTCGGTGCACCCGATCGACTACGCCAACGCCTGCCCGGACGTCGCGGTCACGTCGCTGCACTACTACTTCCCGTGGGCGCTGAGCGCGCTCGTGAAGTGGTCGGTCTTCTGCCTGGCGACCGGCCGGCGTTCGTCGGTGGACCTGCACACGGAGCGGTACTTCGACATCGCGGACGACTCTTCTTTGGACTACGACGCCAAGCTGAACGGGTACCTGGCCCTCGCGGACGAGCACTTCGAAACCACGAAGTACCACGAGTGGTGCGCCGCCCACCTCGGCGACTTCGACCTCAGGGTCCGGGACTGGGTATCCGGCCCCGACTTCGCCCGGATCCTCCAGGAGACCGTCGCCGCGACGTACCCGCTCCACGAACAGGAGAAGTTCATGGCCCACTTCAAGGGCCTCACCGACCTCTGGGTGGCCGATCAGGCAGGCTAG
- a CDS encoding TRM11 family SAM-dependent methyltransferase yields MSGITDHLVLRTIEGAADLLIEELRAMASIHSIRQASVDTVECTLNGPLDELAACALYSTVAVRDLDQSLRSGLLSSLSPVRFRVGTADPVRRREVINSTEQQFGWVNRPGDWDVNLLPSADGWIGEFGPLSWTRRFGRLERLPWSTNLIVAEVLVRLAKIRPTHRVLDPFCGTGTILHAVRRQHPTAHLLGLDHDARALRLAADNALGDAVDSVLMNALRGDGLPLARGSADALPLASGSVDRVVANLPFGKQVGSHRANRTLYPAVLDEIARVLTSDGRAVLLTEDKRLLLGAVQRQNGLKVVRQRLLRYNGATPTAYILTRTRPPRTARRVISGSGSENCLPDPQRRGPVVRLGR; encoded by the coding sequence TTGTCCGGCATCACCGACCACCTCGTCCTGCGCACCATCGAAGGCGCAGCTGACCTCCTCATCGAGGAACTGCGAGCGATGGCGTCGATCCATTCAATCCGCCAGGCGTCCGTAGACACCGTCGAGTGCACACTCAACGGCCCCCTGGACGAACTCGCCGCCTGCGCGCTGTACTCGACGGTCGCCGTACGTGACCTCGATCAATCGCTGCGGAGCGGACTCCTCAGCAGCCTCTCGCCAGTCCGCTTTCGAGTCGGGACGGCCGATCCGGTCCGTCGACGGGAGGTGATCAACTCGACCGAGCAACAATTCGGTTGGGTGAACCGCCCTGGGGACTGGGACGTCAATCTCCTCCCGTCTGCCGACGGGTGGATCGGGGAGTTCGGCCCGTTGTCGTGGACTCGTCGGTTCGGTCGGTTGGAACGGTTGCCCTGGTCAACCAACCTGATCGTCGCCGAGGTTCTGGTCCGGCTGGCGAAGATCCGCCCGACCCACCGAGTCCTGGACCCGTTCTGCGGCACCGGAACCATCCTCCACGCAGTACGCCGCCAACACCCCACCGCTCACCTCCTGGGCCTCGACCACGACGCCCGCGCGCTCAGGCTCGCGGCTGACAACGCTCTCGGGGACGCGGTCGACAGCGTGCTCATGAACGCGCTCCGCGGCGACGGGCTCCCGCTTGCTCGGGGTTCGGCGGACGCTCTTCCGCTTGCGTCCGGCAGTGTGGATCGGGTGGTTGCGAATCTCCCGTTCGGCAAGCAGGTCGGCAGTCATCGCGCCAACCGCACGCTGTATCCCGCCGTACTCGACGAGATCGCCCGAGTCCTCACCAGCGACGGCCGCGCCGTACTCCTCACCGAAGACAAGCGCCTCCTGCTTGGCGCAGTCCAACGGCAGAACGGCCTGAAGGTCGTGCGTCAGCGACTCCTCAGATACAACGGAGCAACGCCGACCGCCTACATCCTCACCCGGACCCGTCCACCACGAACCGCGCGAAGGGTGATCTCCGGGAGTGGTTCTGAGAATTGTTTGCCGGACCCCCAACGCCGCGGCCCGGTTGTTCGTCTAGGTCGGTGA